AGGTCCATAATAAGTGGTGGCAAATTTTGCCTTATCGTGGGTATCCGTGATCAACGCAAAGTTTACGGCTGAAGGCGACAGCAATGGCGAGATTGCGGAAACAAATCTGGTCAGATCTTTTTTGACAAATGGTCGGATTGCAATGCTCATGAAAACCTCCATCGTGATATTCGGGTCAGATATTCAAGAAGACGCCTAATGCGAGAAAGATAACCTGGGCCAACGTCGTGATAAAAAGATTCTTGATGGCATTCGGAAAAGTCAGTTTTTTAACCGGATTGACGGCAAAACCGCGCGCGTTCTTCACCACAATGGGCACGGTAATCAGCGTTAGCAAGGTTAATTTTGGCAGTAACCCCAGCACAACCGCGGCAATCAGCATCAAAAAGCCAACCGTATATAATCCATAGAAGAAGATGATGCTGCGAGAACGGCCAAGATAATGCACAATCGTTCGGCGCTTGAGCGTTTCGTCCTCTTCTTGATCGGCAATATTATTGGCCAGCAACAAGGCCGCAATCGTACACTGTGCCAATCCACTGGCAAGATAAACCGATCCGATCAACGGCCATGAGAAGGCGGCAACATTAAAGACGTTGACATAAACGGCAATTAGGAAAATCACGAAACCCATCGTAAATCCTGAGAAAAATTCCCCATACGGCGTGGCCGAAATTGGTCGCGGACCGCCAGCATAACCATAGCCGACTGCAAAGCTAAACAATCCCATCACCAGCAAGGGCCACCCCGTCCGGCTCACCATCCAGAGGCCCAACACACCGCTGGTTACCATCATACCGACAACCATCCACCCAATCATGCTCGAGTTGAGATGATGAACCCCAATAATGTTAGTCTTCTCGCGAAAACGCAACGCTGCTGTGCGCTCTGATCGTTTGTAATCTTGATAATTATCGTTCGCGTCAACCGCCATGTTAAACAGCAACATGGCCACGAAGAAAACCAGTAATTCAGCGATATGTAACGTATGATAATGATACCAGGCAAACAATGTGCCTAATAAAAACGGAAAAACTGAAGCCGTTTTGGCCTTGATCTCAACCAACTCAAGAAAAACAGATAAAGACATGACAACCTCCAACAATTGACTTTTAAGAATCACATACAGTAGAGTGAATATGTCTATAGGAAAGAGAGAAAATGCATGATTCATCCACTGTGGCACCGATTCCCCATGGTCTATCAACAACTCGAACAGATTCAGCAACGGCTTGAACACGTCGCTGTTTTGCGTGAGCCGCAAGTCCACGCATTGATCCAGCAACAGATCAACGCTGGCGGCAAAATGCTACGCAGCGGGCTAATGCTTATGCTAGCGCGTTTAGGCAACCCTGACAACGACGATCTCATAACCGCTGGCGCTGCGATTGAGGCCTTACATCTCGCGACCTTGGTTCACGATGATGTACTTGACCACGCCGACCTGCGCCGCGGTTCCGATACCGTCTCAGCCAAATCAGGCAATCGTGAGGCAATCTATGCTGGCGATTTCCTCTTTGCCATCTATTTTCAATTATTAAGCGAACAAAATCCAGCAACAACCGATTTAGCGACCAATGCGCGCGTCATGAAGCACATCTTTATGGGAGAAGTTGACCAAAATGGTCCCAGCGCGCCACTCATTCCAAGTGTTTCCGAATACTTGAAAGCCATCGCCGGCAAAACGGCAGCACTTTTTGCTTTGGCAACTTACACTGGTGCGACGATCGGCCAACTAGACTTTACTGAAAAAAAAGCCGCATATCGTTTTGGCCGCCAACTAGGCATGGCCTTTCAGATGATTGATGACTTGTTGGATTACACCCAAACAACTGCTACGCTGAATAAACCGGTGCTCGAAGATTTACATAACGGCATTGTCACACTTCCGTTAATTTATGCCTATCAAAACGTCCCCGAACAACTCGCCCCACTGGTCGGGACCGCAGCAAAAATCGCTGCCAACAGCGACCGAATTGCGGCAATTGTCAGTGAACACGGCTTGCCCCAAGCCCGTCAACTCGCCACTCGCTACACTGATAAGGCTATCAACGCCCTCGCGCCATTGCCTGATGCGCGCATTAAGCAAGAACTACGCAAGCTCACTCAGCAATTATTGCGACGAGATCATTGATCGTCTGGACTTCATATATGCCTATCCTTTTTGATAGAAAAGTAAGTACCGGCGGATAAAGTTCAGCCAACAATAGAACCAGCAAATCTAGACTCAGTCGGCTTTATTTGTGATCTTCCTAACGAAAAATTAAGTATTAATTAGCCCGCCACACTTGTTACATCCGGATTCTGCATCATACCAACTTTTTAAAAATTGAAATTGTAATATTTCAGCCCGACGTTTTCACAAACATTGGGCTTTTTCAGTGGTATGATGTATGTAAAGCAAAAGTGAAAGAGTGATCAAACATGGCAAAAGTTCTCTCCATCAACGCTGGCAGCTCCTCACTCAAATGGAAGCTGTTCGAGATGCCAAGTGAGCACCAGCTTGCAGAAGGCGCGACTGACATCCTGAAACAATCAACCGTCAAGATCAAGTATGGTACTGATCAAGTTTACGAAAGCGCTACCCCAATTTGCAATTATCGTGACGCTGTTGCCAACCTGCTCTCTAACCTGCAAACACTCGGACTCGTTCAAAATTTGGATGAAATTACCGGCATTGGCCATCGCGTGGTAGCTGGCGGGGAATTATTTTCCGCCCCAATTGTCATTGATGATCGTGTTCTGGCGCAGATTCGTGCTCTGCGTGATTATGCTCCGCTCCACAATCCGGTTGAAGCCGACTGTATCGCCATCTTTCGCAAAATGATGCCTTGGGCACTTGAAGTCGCAGTATTTGATACCGCATTTCATCAAACCATGAAACCAGTCAATTATCTTTACAGTATTCCGTATGAGTATTATCAAAAGTATGGTGTCCGTAAATACGGTGCGCATGGAACCAGCGTTCGCTATGTGAGTGCTCACGCCGCCAAAATGCTTCGCAAACCATTGGCACAAATGCGAATGATTGTGATGCATCTTGGGGCGGGTTCAAGCATCACGGCCATCCAAAACGGGCAATCGGTTGACACATCGATGGGCTTTACCCCTTTGTCCGGTGTCACGATGGGCACGCGTTCAGGCGATGTTGATGTGTCACTCATCGGCTATCTGATGAAGAAACTTGCCATCACCGATGTCGATCAAATGATTGATATCTTAAACACAGAGTCAGGCTTACGCGGGATCTCCGGCATTAGTCATGATGTTCGCGACCTTGAAGCCGCTGCGCCGACTAACCCGCGAGCCAAACTGGCGCTTGATATCTTTGTGAACCGCATTGTTAAATATGTCGGTGCTTATGCCGCCTTGATGGACGGTGTCGATGTCCTAGTCTTCACAGCTGGCATCGGCGAACACAGCAGTGACATTCGGGCACGCGTCATGCAATCTTTAGATTATCTCGGCGCGCGGATTGATGCGAGCTTAAACACTCAAATCCACGATAACGCAGGTGACATTACTGCAGCTGATTCAAAGGTCAAAACACTGGTCATCCCCACAAATGAAGAATTGATGATCGTCCGCGACGTTATGTCCTTAAGCCAAGCAGTGGCGCAAGCGGAATAGTGGTAGGCGTTCGCTAGCCCGGTTTCTGGGCTGGCGAACACCTTATGATCGAGCCTGAGCCAGACCCGTCGAAAATAAAATTGGCTCTACGTCAACTGGTGTTGAAGAATAAATTTATCATTTGAGGCGGTTCTCCATTTGGGGAGCCGTCTTTGTCATGTTATGCCGTGATTTGGTAGATTCGTTTGAAGAAGTTCAGCTGATTCTTGAAGCCAAAACAGGATCGTTTGAGTGACTTGATGAGGCGGTTAACCCCTTCGATCGGACCGTTGGAATAAGGGCTGGTGACAGCGGCGAGAACAGCGACTTTGTGTCGCTTAAGCGTCGCGATCGTCATGTCCATTGCCGTACCGTTTGGCTCGTAAGTAGCTAACAGGTTTGCCAGTTCCGTGGGATGTTTCTTCACCATCAAGGCATCATGAAGCGCTAAGTAGGTCTCGTAGGTTTGCTTGAGCTTGGGCTCAGTATCAAGTGCGATATCGATGGTCTCCTGTTGCGTGACGTATTCATTCAAACCAAACAGGAACTGTTTGTGTTTAGCGTCAGGCGCAGTTTGATGAAAAAGCCGCCAGTTTGTCTTCATGATCTTATAAGGACGGCTGTGTTTGTCATCAAGCTGTTTGAGCGCTTGGACGCGTACCTGATCAAGGGCACGAGCCGCAAGTTGAATGATATGGAACCGATCAATGACGACTTGGGCCTTGGGGAAAACCTCATGAATAATCGTCTGATAAGCTGCATTCATGTCCATGGTGACCGTCTGGACCCGAGTGCGTTCAGCGAGTGAATAATGAGCGATGAAGAAGTTTTTAATCGTGCGGTTGAATCGATCACCAAGCAAGGCAATCAGACGATGTGAATCGGCATCAAGACAGATAAACGACATCATGCCATGAGTAGAACGGAACTCATCAAAGCAGAGTCGCGTGGGCAGCCGGCGAGCCGGTCGGAGTTTGAGATTTTGGTCAATGATCCGTTGAACCGAGGAAGCTGAGATTCCGATAATACGGGCGATGGTTTTGACTGGCAACCGTTCATGCGCTAACTTCATGATTCGCTCTGTCATGTGAGTGGCGATCGTGTGGTTGGGTTGCACGAGTGGCGTCTTGGCACTGACTGTGTGGTAACAGTTATGACAGCGCCATCGTTGCTTGTGCAAGTCAATGACTGTCGGCATTTCAACCCCATTGAGGACGCGCACGTGGGCCGTATAAAACCCGTTAGGGTGCAAGGCCTCAAAGCCACACAGTGGGCACCGGGTTAACCGGTAAGTCAGCTCGGCATCAATCACATGATACTGGCGGCGACGTACCCCGTTGCCGCGATATTCATGACGAACAAAGGCAACTTTGATATTATGGTCTGGTATTCCAAGGACGGACAGTGTAGGATCGTATTGGGACATTTACTCATAACCTCGCTTGCTTTTGGTTTCGACGCTAACAAGCATAGCATGGACACTGAGTAGGTGTCTTTTTGCGTTATCCAAAAAGGGCCTACACGTTCAGTGTTGATTATTTCTCAACACCAGAAAGTGTAGACCCATAAAATTTTATAGTCAGTTCTGCTGGCACCAGCAGCAAAGGATCGGCAATGTTGTCGATCGTTTTTTTTGTCCAAAAATAACCATGTTCAACTACTTGCCTTTTCTTCATCTGCTGTCTATACTGTGTATATATTACATATACAGTATAGTCACATCAAAGGAGATGTTCGCCATGCTCACTGTCACAGGCTTAACGAAACGATTTGGTTCAGCAACTGCTGTTCACGACGTTTCCTTCACGATCCAACCCGGTGAAATTCTTGGCTTGATCGGTCAAAACGGCGCTGGTAAAACGACCACTTTTCGCATGCTACTCAATTTGCTTCAAGCTGATCACGGTAATATGACTTGGAACGATCAACCGCTATCTTTGCTCAGCCGTGAGACGATTGGTTATCTCCCCGAAGAACGCGGTCTTTATCCCAAAATGACCGTTGTTGATCAGATTTGTTTTTTCGGAGAATTACATGGCATGAAACGCGCTGCGGTGATGGCTGTTCTGGATCAATGGCTGGATCAATTTCAGGTCAAAGGTAAGCCAACCGATTTGGTCAAGGATCTCTCTAAAGGTAATCAGCAAAAAGTGCAACTCATTGCGGCCATGATTCACAACCCGCAGTTCATCATTTTAGATGAGCCCTTTTCAGGCTTAGATCCGGTGAATGCTGGCTTGCTTGAAGCTGGTATTCGGCGATTGCGGGATGCTGGAAGTGCCATTATTTATTCTAGCCACGACATGGGCAATGTTGAGGCTATTTCCGATAAAGTGGTGATGTTGAAAAATGGCGAAGTCGTTTTATCAGGTGCCCTCAATGATATTCGCGATCAATTCGGCCAAACTCGCCTCTACATTCAATCTCCTCTCACCCAAGAACAATTGCTATCCTTCCCCGGCGTGGTCGGTGTCGCCCAACGCTCCCGAGGGTTTCTCGTTAAATTGGCTGATCCTCAAGCCGGTCATGACATTTTCACAGCGGCCACCCAACAAGGTTATATTCCTGAATTCAGTCAGCAAGCACCTTCCTTAGATGAAATCTTCCGAATGAAAGTTGAGGCCTAATCATGAAAAAAATGGATGTGATTTTCCGCCAAGTCTTCTTCAAGAATCTTAAAAGTAAAACCTGGTTGTGGATCGTGCTCGGTCCGTTGGTGCTGGCCGCTGTTTTCGGCGGGGTTTTTTGGCTGATGAATCAAACTAATCAAACTAGCAAAATCGGTGTCGTGACGTCCAGCCCGGCATTGACCAGCACGCTGAAAGCAAGCAGTGATGCTGATCAACGCTACATCAGCTATTCGTCAACGGCAGCGGCCAAGCGCGCGATGGCTGATGAAGATCTTGATGGGGTCTTGACCATCAGTACGCAACCAACCACCCATGCCAGCCTCATTGAACGAACTGATGGCAATGGTGTCAACCAAACCCAACTGCAAAGCGTCTTAGCACAGGCACATACTAAAGAAGTTGCGACTCAGTTGAAATTATCGACCACGCAACTGCAAAGTCTTTTCGCGACACCCCAGCTGGCCACCAGCAGTGTCTCCGTTGATAAAGGAAAACTTGTCAGCCGGTCTGCCAAAACTCAAAAATCAGGCGCTATGGTCGGGTTTATTCTCGGCATGCTGATATATACCTTTGTCATTCGCTACGCTTCCATGATGGCACAGGAAATCGGCACTGAAAAAGGCTCCCGCATTGAGGAATCCATCCTCACTGCCATCACGCCGCAAGCACAGTTTTTTGGTAAACTGCTGGGTATTTTAGCCTTGATGGCCGTCCAAATGGCGATCTACGGCGTTGTGACGCTTGCCGGTGGTCTCTTACTGCAACGTTTACCGAAGAATCCGCTATCCAGTTTGATGACGAACATTGATCTCAGCGGTATCAGCTTAAATATGCTGATTTTCAGTCTCGCTTTCTTTTTTGTCGGCACGCTCACTTACACCGTTTTAGCTGCTTTAACTGGCTCATTGGTTGCTAATCAAGAACAAATCGGCCAAGCCACGACCCCAATCGTTATGCTGGGAATGCTAGGCTATTTCGGCGCTTTGATTGTTGCTGGCGGAACCTCACCGATCCTTAACATCGCCAGCTACATCCCCTTCCTATCGACCATGATGATGCCGGTTCGCCTAGGCGCAGGACAGGTCACTGCTGTTGCCGGGTGGTCAGCATTAGGCATCAATCTCGTTTTCCTAATCTTATTCACTTGGCTCACCGTCAAATTTTACCAGACCAATGTGTTAAGCTATTCAGATGGCGGCATGTTGAAAGCTTTCAACCGCTCATGGCAACTACAACGCGCCGCCCGCAAACCTAAACCTGTTAAATCATGAAACGAGGTTAACCATGCGGATCGTTATTTCGAATCAATCCGGCAAACCGATTTATGAGCAAATTGAAGATCAGATCAAGACTGCGATTCTTTCTGGTCAATTAAAGGTGAATGAACAACTGCCATCAATTCGCAGTCTGGCAAAAGATTTACGGATCAGTGTGATCACCACCACCCGCGCTTATCACGAACTCGAAGCAGCCGGATTCATTACGAATGTGCAAGGCAAAGGCGCCTATGTTTTGGGTCAA
This genomic window from Lacticaseibacillus paracasei subsp. paracasei contains:
- a CDS encoding ISL3 family transposase, whose amino-acid sequence is MSQYDPTLSVLGIPDHNIKVAFVRHEYRGNGVRRRQYHVIDAELTYRLTRCPLCGFEALHPNGFYTAHVRVLNGVEMPTVIDLHKQRWRCHNCYHTVSAKTPLVQPNHTIATHMTERIMKLAHERLPVKTIARIIGISASSVQRIIDQNLKLRPARRLPTRLCFDEFRSTHGMMSFICLDADSHRLIALLGDRFNRTIKNFFIAHYSLAERTRVQTVTMDMNAAYQTIIHEVFPKAQVVIDRFHIIQLAARALDQVRVQALKQLDDKHSRPYKIMKTNWRLFHQTAPDAKHKQFLFGLNEYVTQQETIDIALDTEPKLKQTYETYLALHDALMVKKHPTELANLLATYEPNGTAMDMTIATLKRHKVAVLAAVTSPYSNGPIEGVNRLIKSLKRSCFGFKNQLNFFKRIYQITA
- a CDS encoding GntR family transcriptional regulator; translated protein: MRIVISNQSGKPIYEQIEDQIKTAILSGQLKVNEQLPSIRSLAKDLRISVITTTRAYHELEAAGFITNVQGKGAYVLGQDSALVKENALREIETYLNQAIDTAKMARIAPEELHTMLDTLMHTEGDTDNDN
- a CDS encoding acetate kinase, which encodes MAKVLSINAGSSSLKWKLFEMPSEHQLAEGATDILKQSTVKIKYGTDQVYESATPICNYRDAVANLLSNLQTLGLVQNLDEITGIGHRVVAGGELFSAPIVIDDRVLAQIRALRDYAPLHNPVEADCIAIFRKMMPWALEVAVFDTAFHQTMKPVNYLYSIPYEYYQKYGVRKYGAHGTSVRYVSAHAAKMLRKPLAQMRMIVMHLGAGSSITAIQNGQSVDTSMGFTPLSGVTMGTRSGDVDVSLIGYLMKKLAITDVDQMIDILNTESGLRGISGISHDVRDLEAAAPTNPRAKLALDIFVNRIVKYVGAYAALMDGVDVLVFTAGIGEHSSDIRARVMQSLDYLGARIDASLNTQIHDNAGDITAADSKVKTLVIPTNEELMIVRDVMSLSQAVAQAE
- a CDS encoding ABC transporter permease, whose product is MKKMDVIFRQVFFKNLKSKTWLWIVLGPLVLAAVFGGVFWLMNQTNQTSKIGVVTSSPALTSTLKASSDADQRYISYSSTAAAKRAMADEDLDGVLTISTQPTTHASLIERTDGNGVNQTQLQSVLAQAHTKEVATQLKLSTTQLQSLFATPQLATSSVSVDKGKLVSRSAKTQKSGAMVGFILGMLIYTFVIRYASMMAQEIGTEKGSRIEESILTAITPQAQFFGKLLGILALMAVQMAIYGVVTLAGGLLLQRLPKNPLSSLMTNIDLSGISLNMLIFSLAFFFVGTLTYTVLAALTGSLVANQEQIGQATTPIVMLGMLGYFGALIVAGGTSPILNIASYIPFLSTMMMPVRLGAGQVTAVAGWSALGINLVFLILFTWLTVKFYQTNVLSYSDGGMLKAFNRSWQLQRAARKPKPVKS
- a CDS encoding 1,4-dihydroxy-2-naphthoate polyprenyltransferase, with the translated sequence MSLSVFLELVEIKAKTASVFPFLLGTLFAWYHYHTLHIAELLVFFVAMLLFNMAVDANDNYQDYKRSERTAALRFREKTNIIGVHHLNSSMIGWMVVGMMVTSGVLGLWMVSRTGWPLLVMGLFSFAVGYGYAGGPRPISATPYGEFFSGFTMGFVIFLIAVYVNVFNVAAFSWPLIGSVYLASGLAQCTIAALLLANNIADQEEDETLKRRTIVHYLGRSRSIIFFYGLYTVGFLMLIAAVVLGLLPKLTLLTLITVPIVVKNARGFAVNPVKKLTFPNAIKNLFITTLAQVIFLALGVFLNI
- a CDS encoding polyprenyl synthetase family protein, with the protein product MIHPLWHRFPMVYQQLEQIQQRLEHVAVLREPQVHALIQQQINAGGKMLRSGLMLMLARLGNPDNDDLITAGAAIEALHLATLVHDDVLDHADLRRGSDTVSAKSGNREAIYAGDFLFAIYFQLLSEQNPATTDLATNARVMKHIFMGEVDQNGPSAPLIPSVSEYLKAIAGKTAALFALATYTGATIGQLDFTEKKAAYRFGRQLGMAFQMIDDLLDYTQTTATLNKPVLEDLHNGIVTLPLIYAYQNVPEQLAPLVGTAAKIAANSDRIAAIVSEHGLPQARQLATRYTDKAINALAPLPDARIKQELRKLTQQLLRRDH
- a CDS encoding ABC transporter ATP-binding protein → MLTVTGLTKRFGSATAVHDVSFTIQPGEILGLIGQNGAGKTTTFRMLLNLLQADHGNMTWNDQPLSLLSRETIGYLPEERGLYPKMTVVDQICFFGELHGMKRAAVMAVLDQWLDQFQVKGKPTDLVKDLSKGNQQKVQLIAAMIHNPQFIILDEPFSGLDPVNAGLLEAGIRRLRDAGSAIIYSSHDMGNVEAISDKVVMLKNGEVVLSGALNDIRDQFGQTRLYIQSPLTQEQLLSFPGVVGVAQRSRGFLVKLADPQAGHDIFTAATQQGYIPEFSQQAPSLDEIFRMKVEA